From the Halalkalicoccus sp. CGA53 genome, one window contains:
- a CDS encoding fluoride efflux transporter FluC, with protein sequence MSQVHPLARIETVLMIGIGGFAGSNLRYFVELTVPSTLGATLAVNVLGSFALGVLLYEAIYSGAFSDQAGTVFGTGFLSSFTTYSMFVFDLFTSAPRLALAYLCASYLLGFLGVLAGQSVARRLEAI encoded by the coding sequence ATGTCGCAGGTCCATCCCCTCGCGCGCATCGAGACGGTGTTGATGATCGGTATCGGCGGGTTCGCCGGGTCGAACCTCCGCTACTTCGTCGAGCTGACGGTGCCCTCGACGCTCGGGGCGACGCTCGCCGTGAACGTGCTCGGGAGCTTCGCGCTGGGCGTCCTCCTCTACGAGGCGATCTACAGCGGGGCGTTCTCGGACCAGGCGGGCACCGTCTTCGGCACGGGCTTTCTCTCCTCGTTCACTACCTACAGCATGTTCGTCTTCGACCTCTTCACGAGCGCGCCTCGGCTCGCGCTCGCCTACCTCTGCGCGAGCTATCTCCTGGGTTTTCTCGGGGTGCTCGCCGGTCAGTCCGTCGCCCGGCGGCTGGAGGCGATCTGA
- a CDS encoding fluoride efflux transporter FluC yields the protein MEAYLLGTGGAIGAVLRHLVYQLLVDQDLPVPTLVVNVVGSFVFGLVVFGGAASDTFFFLGIGACGAFTTFSTFSYETVRLWQEGRWGLSIGNAAANALCSLGAMGVAWLLV from the coding sequence GTGGAGGCGTATCTCCTGGGAACCGGCGGGGCGATCGGCGCCGTCCTGAGACACCTCGTCTACCAGCTGCTCGTCGACCAGGACCTCCCGGTTCCAACGCTCGTCGTGAACGTCGTCGGCAGTTTCGTCTTCGGTCTCGTCGTCTTCGGCGGCGCCGCCTCGGACACCTTCTTCTTCCTCGGGATCGGGGCCTGTGGCGCGTTCACCACCTTCTCGACGTTCTCCTACGAGACGGTTCGGCTCTGGCAGGAGGGGCGGTGGGGGCTTTCGATCGGCAACGCCGCCGCGAACGCGCTCTGCTCGCTCGGGGCGATGGGCGTCGCCTGGCTCCTCGTTTGA
- a CDS encoding universal stress protein, with product MLFPTDGSEGARVATTHAVDLATTYDATSHVVHVIDDRSFEAETISGTVPEARRERGERSFEEVEALAVDAGVDVVGRIRRGIPHQD from the coding sequence ATCCTCTTCCCGACCGACGGCAGCGAGGGCGCGAGGGTCGCCACGACACACGCGGTCGACCTCGCGACGACGTACGACGCGACCTCGCACGTCGTCCACGTGATCGACGATCGGTCGTTCGAGGCCGAAACGATCTCCGGAACGGTCCCCGAAGCGCGTCGCGAACGCGGCGAGCGGTCGTTCGAGGAGGTCGAGGCGCTCGCGGTCGACGCCGGGGTCGACGTCGTCGGCCGGATTCGGCGGGGAATCCCACACCAGGATTGA
- a CDS encoding aldo/keto reductase, which produces MATKEATWAYRDRFGEEFGRTYFRRFGDGVVSSIGLGTYLGEPTDTVDDRYREAILTALERGCNVIDTAINYRHQRSERVVGEALVESEVEREAVLVATKGGFVPFDGERPSDPGSYVKSAYVDSGILDVDDLAMGAHALSPDYVDDQFDRSRENLDLEVIDLYYLHNPETQLRVRSRTEVYGQLERAFERLEERRAAGELRYYGVATWEALRVHEEHESYLSLPEIVSRARSAAKTVGNTSTGLRAIQLPFNVHMADAFTVEAHEGRDGTESALWFAQNAGLSVFTSTSIGQGELADGLPEEVTSLLAGGSPVQRAINFARSAPGVTSALVGASRGEHVEENVAAGRFDPLGAETFDSVFE; this is translated from the coding sequence ATGGCGACGAAGGAGGCGACGTGGGCATACCGCGACCGGTTCGGCGAGGAGTTCGGTCGCACCTACTTCCGCCGGTTCGGCGACGGGGTGGTCTCCAGTATCGGCCTCGGGACCTACCTCGGCGAGCCGACCGACACGGTCGACGACCGGTACCGCGAGGCGATTCTCACGGCGCTCGAACGCGGCTGTAACGTGATCGACACGGCGATCAACTACCGCCACCAGCGTTCCGAGCGGGTCGTGGGCGAGGCGCTCGTCGAGAGCGAGGTGGAGAGAGAAGCGGTGCTCGTGGCGACGAAGGGCGGGTTCGTCCCGTTCGACGGCGAGCGGCCGTCGGACCCGGGAAGCTACGTGAAATCGGCGTACGTCGACAGCGGGATACTCGACGTCGACGACCTCGCGATGGGCGCCCACGCGCTCTCTCCCGACTACGTCGACGACCAGTTCGACCGCTCGAGGGAGAACCTCGACCTGGAGGTGATCGACCTCTACTACCTCCACAACCCCGAAACACAGCTCAGGGTCCGCTCGCGGACGGAGGTCTACGGCCAGCTAGAGAGAGCGTTCGAGCGGCTCGAAGAGCGCCGGGCAGCGGGCGAACTCCGGTACTACGGGGTGGCGACCTGGGAGGCGCTGCGCGTCCACGAGGAGCACGAGAGCTACCTCTCGTTACCCGAGATCGTCTCGCGGGCGCGGTCGGCGGCGAAGACGGTGGGGAACACCTCGACCGGTCTGAGAGCGATCCAGCTTCCGTTCAACGTTCACATGGCCGATGCGTTCACCGTCGAAGCCCACGAGGGACGGGACGGCACCGAGAGCGCACTCTGGTTCGCCCAGAACGCCGGCCTCTCCGTGTTCACGAGCACGAGCATCGGACAGGGCGAGCTCGCGGACGGGCTCCCGGAGGAGGTCACCTCGCTGCTCGCGGGCGGCTCCCCGGTCCAGCGGGCGATCAACTTCGCGCGGAGCGCCCCGGGCGTGACGAGCGCGCTGGTCGGAGCGAGTCGGGGAGAACACGTCGAGGAGAACGTCGCTGCCGGGCGGTTCGATCCGCTGGGAGCCGAGACGTTCGATTCGGTGTTCGAGTGA
- a CDS encoding SDR family oxidoreductase has translation MEIAILGCGYVGIELGRQLTARGHDVVGVRRSKEGIDVIEEAGFDGVRADVTDPESLASVPDSDALVFAASSGGRGADAASEVFVEGLQTAVGQFAGRERAPTRLVYTSSTGVYGDHGGDWVDEETPLEPTTEKTGVLAEAERIALESPIPGTVTRFAGLYGPDRYRLERYLEGPVTEGYLNMVHREDAAGAVRYLLEEGLAREEVVLVADDEPADKWAFADWLAEQCGVEPPAKRTKEERLAEGDLSEAARRRLLTSKRCSNAKLRDLGYELSYPTYREGYREAVLAYTSGERSRCGDDGAPTS, from the coding sequence ATGGAGATCGCGATACTCGGCTGTGGCTACGTGGGGATCGAACTGGGTCGACAGCTGACCGCCCGAGGACACGACGTCGTCGGGGTGCGCCGATCGAAGGAGGGTATCGACGTGATCGAGGAGGCCGGTTTCGACGGGGTGCGAGCGGACGTGACCGATCCGGAGTCACTCGCCTCCGTACCCGATTCCGACGCGCTCGTCTTCGCCGCCAGTTCGGGTGGACGGGGTGCCGACGCCGCCAGCGAGGTGTTCGTCGAGGGGCTACAGACCGCGGTCGGGCAGTTCGCGGGACGCGAACGAGCGCCCACCAGACTCGTCTACACCTCCAGCACGGGCGTCTACGGCGACCACGGGGGAGACTGGGTGGACGAGGAGACGCCCCTCGAACCGACGACGGAGAAGACGGGCGTACTCGCCGAGGCCGAGCGGATCGCGCTGGAGTCGCCGATTCCAGGTACAGTGACCCGGTTCGCCGGACTCTACGGCCCGGACCGGTACCGGTTAGAGCGCTACCTGGAGGGACCGGTCACGGAGGGCTACCTGAACATGGTCCACCGAGAGGACGCTGCCGGGGCGGTGCGCTACCTGCTCGAGGAGGGACTCGCGCGGGAGGAGGTCGTGCTCGTCGCCGACGACGAACCCGCGGACAAGTGGGCGTTCGCCGACTGGCTCGCCGAGCAGTGTGGCGTGGAGCCACCGGCGAAACGGACGAAGGAGGAGCGACTCGCCGAGGGAGATCTCTCCGAGGCCGCCCGGCGACGGCTCCTGACGAGCAAGCGCTGTTCGAACGCGAAGCTCCGCGACCTGGGCTACGAGCTCTCGTATCCGACCTATCGCGAGGGGTACAGGGAGGCGGTGCTCGCGTACACGTCCGGGGAGCGGTCTCGTTGCGGCGACGACGGCGCCCCGACCTCGTAG
- a CDS encoding DUF5791 family protein — protein MLTDQTVDTEDLTPETLRERYERELAGVIEERGIATASEGTGIEEALLEALVAGESPELGTEEAAAILALSEGEPSAEIIEAEMQDRLLMGMTTAVLDVETLAANLELDLDAKEVQQKVEGRAPTSLAEYAHLRYTIEDRKP, from the coding sequence ATGCTCACCGACCAGACGGTCGATACGGAGGACCTCACCCCGGAGACGCTCAGAGAGCGCTACGAGCGCGAACTCGCCGGCGTAATCGAGGAGAGGGGGATCGCCACGGCGAGCGAGGGGACCGGCATCGAGGAGGCCCTGCTGGAGGCGCTCGTCGCCGGCGAGTCACCAGAGCTCGGTACGGAGGAAGCGGCGGCGATCCTCGCGCTCTCAGAGGGGGAGCCGAGCGCGGAGATCATCGAGGCAGAGATGCAGGATCGACTCCTGATGGGGATGACGACGGCGGTCCTCGACGTGGAGACGCTCGCGGCGAACCTGGAGCTCGACCTCGACGCGAAGGAGGTCCAGCAGAAGGTCGAGGGACGTGCGCCGACGAGCCTCGCGGAGTACGCCCACCTCCGGTACACGATCGAGGACAGAAAGCCGTAA
- a CDS encoding alkaline phosphatase family protein, with amino-acid sequence MGLFDRLRGDDAPRVAFFGIDGVPFSLIEDEPGTFPNLTALAEAGSAGAIDSIVPPESSACWPSLTTGVNPGETGVYGFQDREVGSYETYVPMGRDVQATRVWDRVTDAGRDATVMNVPVTFPPQRNLQRMVSGFLSPSVEKAAVPAELAKTLAEYDYRIDVNARLGHEKDKTEFIEDAHETLDARFASFKHYVAEDDWDLFFGVFMTTDRVNHFLFRDYERDGRYREEFLEFYTKLDQYLGELRELLAEDVTMVVASDHGFTTLEYEVHFNQWLAEEGWLSFSGEEHEELGDIADETRAYSLIPGRFYINLEGREPRGGVPEEEYEATRDELKEALLALEGPNGKQVCERVVEKEKAFRGAHDEIAPDLVAIPAHGFDLKSGFSGHGEVFDTGPRNGMHSFDNATLLVDDPEITVGEANLYDIAPTLLDLMEMEYDREGFDGASLVN; translated from the coding sequence ATGGGTCTGTTCGACCGGTTGCGTGGCGACGACGCCCCGCGCGTCGCCTTCTTCGGTATCGACGGTGTGCCGTTCAGTCTGATCGAGGACGAACCGGGGACGTTTCCGAACCTGACGGCGCTCGCCGAGGCGGGCAGCGCGGGGGCGATCGACAGCATCGTCCCGCCGGAGTCGAGCGCCTGCTGGCCGTCGCTCACGACCGGCGTCAATCCCGGCGAGACGGGCGTCTACGGCTTTCAGGACCGCGAAGTCGGCTCCTACGAGACGTACGTCCCGATGGGCCGCGACGTGCAGGCGACCCGCGTCTGGGACCGGGTGACCGACGCCGGCCGCGACGCGACGGTGATGAACGTCCCCGTCACCTTCCCCCCGCAGCGGAACCTCCAGCGGATGGTCTCGGGTTTTCTCTCCCCGAGCGTCGAGAAGGCGGCGGTGCCCGCGGAGCTCGCGAAGACGCTCGCTGAGTACGACTACCGGATCGACGTCAACGCCCGCCTCGGCCACGAGAAGGACAAGACCGAGTTCATCGAGGACGCCCACGAGACGCTCGATGCCCGCTTCGCCTCGTTCAAACACTACGTCGCCGAGGACGACTGGGACCTCTTCTTCGGCGTCTTCATGACCACGGATAGAGTGAACCACTTCCTCTTCCGGGACTACGAGCGCGACGGCCGGTACAGGGAGGAGTTCCTCGAGTTCTACACGAAGCTGGATCAGTATCTCGGCGAGCTCAGGGAGCTGCTCGCCGAGGACGTGACGATGGTCGTCGCGAGCGACCACGGCTTCACCACCCTCGAGTACGAGGTCCACTTCAACCAGTGGCTCGCCGAGGAGGGCTGGCTCTCGTTCTCGGGCGAGGAACACGAAGAGCTCGGTGACATCGCCGACGAGACGAGAGCGTACTCGCTGATCCCGGGTCGGTTCTACATCAACTTGGAGGGCAGAGAGCCGCGGGGAGGCGTTCCGGAGGAGGAGTACGAGGCGACCCGTGACGAACTGAAAGAGGCGCTGCTCGCGCTCGAAGGTCCGAACGGGAAGCAGGTCTGTGAGCGCGTCGTCGAGAAGGAGAAGGCGTTCCGGGGTGCGCACGACGAGATCGCACCGGACCTGGTGGCAATCCCGGCCCACGGCTTCGACCTCAAATCGGGCTTTTCGGGCCACGGCGAGGTGTTCGACACCGGTCCGCGAAACGGGATGCACAGCTTCGACAACGCGACGCTGCTCGTCGACGACCCCGAGATCACCGTCGGCGAGGCGAACCTCTACGACATCGCGCCGACGCTGCTCGACCTGATGGAGATGGAGTACGACCGCGAGGGCTTCGACGGGGCGAGCCTCGTCAACTGA
- a CDS encoding inorganic diphosphatase — MTNLWEDLETGPNAPEEIYAVVECLKGDRNKYEYDKDIPAVVLDRVLHSNVHYPGDYGFIPRSWYDDDDPFDVLVLVEDSTFPGCVIEARPVALMRMDDDGEQDDKVIAVPTEDPRFDHVEDLSDLPQQTRDEIDEFFETYKNLEEGKRTETLGWDDRDAAIEAIEHAQELYVEQFG, encoded by the coding sequence ATGACCAACCTGTGGGAGGACCTGGAGACCGGACCGAACGCACCCGAGGAGATCTACGCCGTCGTCGAGTGTCTGAAGGGCGACCGGAACAAGTACGAGTACGACAAGGACATTCCGGCGGTGGTCCTCGACCGCGTGCTCCACTCGAACGTCCACTACCCGGGTGACTACGGCTTCATCCCCCGCTCGTGGTACGACGACGACGACCCGTTCGACGTGCTCGTGCTCGTCGAGGACTCGACCTTTCCCGGCTGCGTAATCGAGGCCCGCCCGGTCGCGCTGATGCGGATGGACGACGACGGCGAGCAGGACGACAAGGTGATCGCCGTCCCGACCGAGGACCCCCGCTTCGACCACGTCGAGGACCTCTCGGACCTCCCCCAGCAGACACGAGACGAGATCGACGAGTTCTTCGAGACCTACAAAAACCTGGAGGAGGGCAAACGCACGGAGACCCTCGGCTGGGATGACCGCGACGCGGCGATCGAGGCGATCGAACACGCCCAGGAGCTCTACGTCGAGCAGTTCGGCTGA
- a CDS encoding PadR family transcriptional regulator: protein MSEAQAVPGTEQTAHDLTAFQHNILVILSEEAMYGLAIKRQLEEYYGAEVNHGRLYPNLDDLVEMGYVEKSELDKRTNQYELTDDGYEVVLGQLDWVLSKLVIDGDRAEDVRALVDAQL, encoded by the coding sequence ATGTCAGAGGCACAAGCAGTTCCGGGCACAGAGCAGACCGCACACGACCTCACGGCGTTTCAGCACAATATCCTCGTCATCCTGTCGGAGGAGGCGATGTACGGGCTGGCGATCAAGCGTCAGTTAGAGGAGTACTACGGCGCGGAGGTCAACCACGGTCGACTCTACCCCAACCTCGACGACTTAGTCGAGATGGGCTACGTCGAAAAGAGCGAACTCGACAAGCGGACGAACCAGTACGAACTCACCGACGATGGCTACGAGGTCGTCCTCGGCCAGCTCGACTGGGTCCTCTCGAAGCTCGTCATCGACGGCGACAGAGCCGAGGACGTCCGCGCGCTCGTCGACGCACAGCTATAG
- a CDS encoding DUF7108 family protein, whose protein sequence is MAERDHREELGEEVVRRAERLTRLARAAVDDGEASAYREERDELLSNRGFTTRVRENGEEEVLVLHPEGWEEGGTIHPERIEEIDRAVEIRLTGAADPEDWESVEAHNRALARRVRAKYGEVHGENAETFADFMGNHYARRMETAGEREREEFLTDYFVRNAWPSADQRAAIERSLSLVVEVAKETE, encoded by the coding sequence ATGGCTGAGAGAGACCACCGGGAGGAGCTGGGTGAGGAAGTCGTCAGGAGAGCGGAGCGGCTGACGCGGCTCGCGCGTGCGGCGGTCGACGACGGGGAGGCGTCGGCCTACCGCGAGGAGCGAGACGAACTGCTCTCGAACCGCGGCTTCACGACACGGGTCAGAGAGAACGGCGAGGAGGAGGTGCTGGTACTCCACCCCGAGGGGTGGGAAGAGGGGGGCACGATCCACCCGGAACGGATCGAGGAGATCGACCGAGCGGTCGAGATCAGGCTCACCGGGGCGGCCGATCCGGAGGACTGGGAGAGCGTCGAGGCGCACAACCGCGCGCTCGCGAGGCGGGTGAGAGCGAAGTACGGCGAGGTCCACGGCGAGAACGCGGAGACGTTCGCGGATTTCATGGGAAACCACTACGCCCGACGGATGGAGACAGCCGGCGAGCGAGAGCGCGAGGAGTTCCTCACCGACTACTTCGTGCGCAACGCCTGGCCGAGTGCGGACCAGCGCGCGGCGATAGAGCGCTCGCTCTCGCTGGTGGTCGAGGTCGCGAAAGAAACCGAGTGA
- the rnhA gene encoding ribonuclease HI produces MPTVDCDPDEARERLREVGAEVHPGNTDHELWRAEHGDAVAVAYDGTVVIQGKRPRDIEALLREEGGRVHAYFDGACRGNPGPSAAGWVLVSSGGIVAEGGERLGKTTNNRAEYEALIRALSAATDYGFDEVDLRGDSELIVKQVRGEWNTNDPELRERRVRVRELLSGFDRWSIEHVPREINRRADELANEALDDG; encoded by the coding sequence ATGCCGACCGTCGACTGCGATCCGGACGAGGCCAGAGAGCGCCTGCGCGAGGTGGGCGCGGAGGTCCACCCCGGCAACACCGACCACGAGCTGTGGCGGGCCGAACACGGGGACGCGGTGGCGGTCGCTTACGACGGGACGGTCGTGATCCAGGGCAAGCGTCCACGGGACATCGAGGCGCTGTTGCGAGAGGAGGGCGGGCGCGTCCACGCCTACTTCGACGGGGCGTGTCGGGGAAACCCAGGCCCGTCCGCCGCCGGCTGGGTGCTCGTCTCCTCGGGCGGGATCGTCGCCGAAGGGGGCGAACGCCTGGGGAAGACGACGAACAACCGCGCGGAGTACGAGGCACTGATACGCGCGCTCTCGGCCGCGACCGATTACGGCTTCGACGAGGTCGACCTCCGGGGGGACTCCGAGCTGATCGTGAAACAGGTCAGAGGCGAGTGGAACACGAACGACCCGGAGCTGAGAGAGCGCCGGGTCCGGGTCCGCGAGCTGCTCTCGGGGTTCGACCGGTGGTCGATCGAGCACGTTCCGCGCGAGATAAACCGCCGCGCGGACGAACTGGCGAACGAGGCGTTGGACGATGGCTGA
- a CDS encoding transcription initiation factor IIB — protein sequence MTRSTRQREREREAQQTSEDEGVRACPECSSEDLVKSSDRGELVCDDCGLVVEEGSIDPGPEWRAFNHTERQQKSRVGAPTTQTMHDKGLTTTIDWKDKDAYGRSISSKKRSQMHRLRKWQERIRTKDAGERNLQFALSEIDRMASALGVPRSVREVASVIYRRALKEDLIRGRSIEGVATSALYAACRKEGIPRSLEEISEVSRVERKEIGRTYRYISQELGLEMRPVDPKKYVPRFCSELELSEEVQSKANEIIETTAEQGLLSGKSPTGYAAAAIYAASLLCNEKKTQREVADVAQVTEVTIRNRYQEQIEAMGIHS from the coding sequence ATGACACGGTCCACCCGACAACGGGAGCGCGAGCGTGAGGCGCAGCAGACCAGCGAGGACGAGGGGGTTCGGGCGTGTCCCGAGTGTTCGTCCGAGGACCTGGTGAAGAGCTCGGACCGGGGCGAGCTCGTCTGTGATGACTGCGGCCTCGTCGTCGAGGAGGGATCGATCGACCCGGGTCCGGAGTGGCGGGCGTTCAACCACACCGAACGCCAGCAGAAGTCGCGCGTGGGGGCGCCGACGACCCAGACGATGCACGACAAGGGGCTCACGACCACCATCGACTGGAAGGACAAGGACGCGTACGGTCGCTCTATCTCCTCGAAGAAACGAAGCCAGATGCACCGGTTGCGAAAGTGGCAGGAGCGGATCCGGACGAAGGACGCCGGCGAGCGCAACCTGCAGTTCGCGCTCAGCGAGATCGACCGGATGGCGAGCGCGCTGGGGGTACCGCGCTCGGTTCGCGAGGTGGCGAGCGTCATCTACCGTCGCGCACTCAAGGAGGACCTCATCCGTGGGCGGTCGATCGAGGGCGTCGCCACCTCGGCGCTCTACGCCGCCTGCCGGAAGGAGGGTATCCCGCGCAGTCTCGAGGAGATCAGCGAGGTCTCGCGCGTCGAGCGAAAGGAGATCGGCCGGACCTACCGGTACATCTCCCAGGAGCTCGGCCTCGAGATGCGCCCGGTCGACCCGAAGAAGTACGTTCCCCGGTTCTGCTCCGAACTCGAACTGAGCGAGGAGGTCCAGTCGAAGGCCAACGAGATCATCGAGACGACCGCCGAACAGGGGCTGCTCTCGGGCAAGTCCCCCACGGGCTACGCCGCCGCGGCGATCTACGCCGCGTCGCTGCTCTGTAACGAGAAGAAGACCCAGCGCGAGGTCGCCGACGTCGCGCAGGTGACCGAGGTCACGATCCGCAACCGGTACCAGGAACAGATCGAGGCGATGGGCATCCACAGCTAA
- the nreA gene encoding DNA repair protein NreA translates to MRLDEFVEDLETDERAEMRRLAREKSYAITDYLTEFEDRFESVVSGDSLFGSVSPSIFVGRSSYPEVSTGLLSPVGDEDRATEYVTSGDWYDQGIAIEDVYQYRSGLLNSTRSARVNVEDVWDGFVGVQREVAIADRPVDVEIGLSGSPDLDFGLDDIATPTGPHARAERADLAENPSVPKAVEKTLSDDDWKAEGAMTYLYRRGFDVYEINKILSAGALGIGERRRLVPTRWSITAVDDTVGKYLRGTVRNAPSVDSVEVYTNEYVGNRYWIVLTPGNWEFELVEMKSPGSVWNPDLDGTYWVASDHEGYDGRTEYVTGGTSGAYYAARVGALEHLADRGRQAKVLVLREVTDEQWAPVGVWQVRESVRNAFDGEWGEAESLAEAVTTLSDRLPISQERLRRSSELVAGVQSSLADFGRSVG, encoded by the coding sequence ATGCGCCTCGACGAGTTCGTAGAGGACCTGGAGACCGACGAGCGCGCCGAGATGCGTCGTCTCGCCCGGGAGAAGTCCTACGCGATCACCGACTACCTCACGGAGTTCGAGGACCGGTTCGAGTCGGTCGTCTCGGGCGACTCGCTGTTCGGCAGCGTCTCCCCCTCGATCTTCGTCGGGCGGTCGTCGTACCCCGAGGTCTCGACGGGCCTGCTCTCGCCCGTCGGCGACGAGGACCGGGCGACCGAGTACGTCACCTCCGGGGACTGGTACGACCAGGGGATCGCAATCGAGGACGTCTACCAGTACCGGTCTGGACTGCTCAACTCGACGCGCTCGGCCCGCGTGAACGTCGAGGACGTCTGGGACGGCTTCGTCGGCGTCCAGCGCGAGGTCGCGATCGCCGATCGGCCGGTCGACGTCGAGATCGGCCTCTCGGGCTCGCCCGACCTGGACTTCGGACTCGACGACATCGCCACCCCGACCGGCCCGCACGCGCGCGCCGAGCGTGCCGACTTAGCGGAGAACCCCTCGGTACCGAAGGCGGTCGAGAAGACGCTCTCTGACGACGACTGGAAGGCCGAGGGGGCGATGACGTACCTGTACAGGAGAGGGTTCGACGTCTACGAGATCAACAAGATCCTCTCGGCGGGTGCACTCGGGATCGGGGAGCGGAGGCGACTGGTCCCCACGCGCTGGTCGATCACGGCCGTCGACGATACCGTTGGAAAGTACCTCCGGGGGACGGTCCGGAACGCGCCGAGCGTCGATAGCGTCGAGGTCTACACGAACGAGTACGTCGGAAACCGCTACTGGATCGTTTTAACACCCGGCAACTGGGAGTTCGAACTCGTCGAGATGAAGTCGCCGGGGAGCGTCTGGAACCCGGATCTAGATGGCACGTACTGGGTCGCGAGCGACCACGAGGGCTACGACGGTCGGACCGAGTACGTCACCGGGGGGACCTCCGGCGCATACTACGCCGCCAGGGTGGGTGCGCTCGAACACCTCGCCGACCGTGGCCGGCAGGCGAAGGTCCTCGTCCTCCGGGAGGTCACCGACGAGCAGTGGGCGCCGGTCGGCGTCTGGCAGGTCAGAGAGAGCGTCAGGAACGCCTTCGACGGCGAGTGGGGCGAGGCGGAGTCGCTCGCGGAGGCGGTGACGACGCTCTCCGATCGGCTGCCGATCTCCCAGGAGCGCCTCCGTCGCTCCTCGGAACTCGTCGCGGGCGTCCAGTCCTCGCTGGCCGACTTCGGACGATCTGTCGGCTGA
- a CDS encoding HTH domain-containing protein, giving the protein MIGSFDDPLDIDLYLREGATSARPRQDALRARLDRLASTPLVSAYRTHTWPARVSTDGDPERIDRIEEWEAWAESRGVSLAPAFERHEAGSLVSEAGYEEVVLPVVWIDVTAGDERLIAPHVGETPFTVPEFVTALETRDGPGDVGPIARTVA; this is encoded by the coding sequence ATGATCGGATCGTTCGACGACCCACTCGACATCGACCTCTACCTGCGAGAGGGCGCCACGAGCGCGCGCCCCAGACAGGACGCGCTCCGTGCGCGACTCGACCGCCTCGCGTCGACGCCGCTCGTCTCGGCGTACAGGACACACACCTGGCCGGCGCGCGTGAGCACCGACGGGGACCCCGAGCGCATCGACCGGATCGAGGAGTGGGAGGCCTGGGCGGAGAGCCGGGGCGTCTCGCTCGCCCCGGCGTTCGAGCGTCACGAGGCGGGTTCGCTCGTCTCCGAGGCGGGGTACGAGGAGGTCGTGCTCCCGGTCGTCTGGATCGACGTCACGGCGGGCGACGAGCGGCTGATCGCCCCACACGTCGGCGAGACGCCGTTCACGGTGCCCGAGTTCGTCACCGCGCTTGAGACCCGCGACGGCCCCGGCGACGTCGGGCCGATCGCGCGCACCGTCGCGTAG
- a CDS encoding DUF302 domain-containing protein codes for MSLAIDPNEIDPEDIGEKQAVLEMNHEEAVEHVREVCLEVGFGIPVEFSPSELLNEKVDADRDPYYVLGACNPEMADRALDETMRIGGLFPCNVIVWEEESGRQRVYHLSIMKVARLLGIAPDSEEWKSIVEDTGELVEELFSRLDAVEKRV; via the coding sequence ATGAGCCTCGCGATCGACCCGAACGAGATCGACCCGGAGGACATCGGCGAGAAACAGGCAGTCCTCGAGATGAATCACGAAGAAGCGGTAGAACACGTCCGCGAGGTCTGTCTGGAGGTGGGCTTCGGCATCCCCGTCGAGTTCTCGCCCTCGGAACTACTCAACGAAAAGGTCGACGCCGACCGCGATCCCTACTACGTTCTCGGGGCGTGCAACCCGGAGATGGCCGACCGCGCGCTCGACGAGACGATGCGGATCGGCGGGCTCTTTCCGTGTAACGTGATCGTCTGGGAGGAGGAGTCGGGACGCCAGCGGGTCTATCACCTCTCGATCATGAAAGTCGCGCGACTGCTCGGTATCGCGCCCGACAGCGAGGAGTGGAAGTCGATCGTCGAGGATACGGGCGAACTCGTCGAGGAACTGTTCTCGCGGCTCGATGCCGTCGAGAAACGGGTGTAG